Within the Ochrobactrum vermis genome, the region TGCCGAAACGCCCGGCCTGTCGGCCACGCGTCGCAGCGAGATCTGAGCTTCATCCTTCGCAAAGGCGATACCTGTGACGACCTGCTGTTCCACGATTTCATCCTCGTCGCAAATAAGGGTTCCGGGCGGGTTGATCGGATCACCCATGCCCGGCGCATCTGGGTCCGTAAAGCTCGAGCGCACGAAAGTGCGCACCTTGTGCACCATGGCAAGTTCCACCGAACGCACCTGCAGAACCTTGGCACCAAGTGATGCCATTTCCAGCATTTCCTCGAAGGAAATCTTCGAAAGACGCTTCGCCTTCGGCTCCAGGCGCGGGTCAGTGGTATAGACGCCATCGACATCCGTATAGATATCGCAGCGATCAGCCTTCACACCGGCGGCAATGGCGACAGCCGACGTGTCCGAACCGCCGCGCCCGAGCGTTGCAACGCGGTTGTCTGGTCCGATGCCCTGGAAACCGGCAACGACGGCAACCTGCCCCATTTCCATGCGGCGGATGATTTCCGAGCCGTCAATGTCCTGAATGCGGGCCGCACCATGGGCGTTGTCAGTCTTGATCGGGATTTGCCAGCCCTGCCACGAACGCGCATCGACGCCGATGGACTGAAGAGCGATCGCCAGAAGGCCGCTCGTCACCTGTTCGCCGGAAGCGACGATGGTGTCATATTCACGGGCATCGTAGAAAGGCGAGCTTGCGCCGCAGACTTTCGGCATGTTCTGCACCCAGCCGACCAGTTCATTGGTCTTGCCGGACATGGCCGAAACGACGACGGCAACCTGATTGCCCGCCTCGACCTCGCGTTTGACGTGGCGCGCCACATTATAGATGCGTTCCAGATCAGCTACCGAAGTGCCGCCGAATTTCATCACGATGCGCGCCATTTAAGGTTACGTCCCGCTGTTTAGAAAAATTTCACTCTCACCTGCCCAAACATTATATTGTTGCGACAGGCAAACCCGGGGTCACATAGCTAAAATGCCGCGCTTCCGCAAGGCCGCGATTTGTATCGGGCCACTTGAGAGCAAAATTGATTTGTTCCTTGACTTTGGAGTACTACCTTGAGAGCAGAACCGCACGCTTCCGCCGCTGGAGAATGAAATGACCGAGACTGCCCGTACCACCATCGACGCTTCGGAAATCGAGCATTTTTCGCGCATCGCTGCGGAATGGTGGAATCCACAGGGCAAGTTCCGCCCGTTGCATAAATTCAATCCGACACGGCTTGCCTATATCAAGGAAAAAATCTGCGCCAGGTTCAACCGCGATCCGAACGCATCGCGCCCCTTCGAGGGCTTGCGCCTGCTTGATATTGGCTGCGGCGGTGGGCTTCTCTGCGAGCCAATGGCACGTCTTGGAGCAACCGTAGTTGGCGCGGACGCCTCCACGACCAATATCGAAGTGGCAAAAATCCACGCCGCACAAAGCGGCGTCGAGATCGACTACCGTGCCACCAC harbors:
- a CDS encoding aspartate kinase; the encoded protein is MARIVMKFGGTSVADLERIYNVARHVKREVEAGNQVAVVVSAMSGKTNELVGWVQNMPKVCGASSPFYDAREYDTIVASGEQVTSGLLAIALQSIGVDARSWQGWQIPIKTDNAHGAARIQDIDGSEIIRRMEMGQVAVVAGFQGIGPDNRVATLGRGGSDTSAVAIAAGVKADRCDIYTDVDGVYTTDPRLEPKAKRLSKISFEEMLEMASLGAKVLQVRSVELAMVHKVRTFVRSSFTDPDAPGMGDPINPPGTLICDEDEIVEQQVVTGIAFAKDEAQISLRRVADRPGVSAAIFGPLAEEHINVDMIVQNVSEDGSKTDMTFTIPTGDVDKSLKVLDKVKGEIGFDNIQSETGLAKISVIGIGMRSHAGVAATAFKALAEKGINIRAITTSEIKISILIDGPYAELAVRTLHAVYGLDK